A DNA window from Actinomadura coerulea contains the following coding sequences:
- a CDS encoding DUF3099 domain-containing protein encodes MRRRKLAYGIMMGTCLTLFVLAWAVVRLYSHPAAIAMTVVALVIPPFAAVVANWNIDRTDRRR; translated from the coding sequence ATGAGGCGTCGCAAGCTGGCCTACGGGATCATGATGGGCACGTGCCTCACGCTCTTCGTGCTCGCCTGGGCGGTGGTCCGGCTGTACTCGCACCCGGCCGCGATCGCCATGACGGTGGTGGCGCTGGTCATCCCGCCCTTCGCGGCGGTGGTGGCCAACTGGAACATCGACCGGACGGACCGCCGTAGGTGA
- a CDS encoding SDR family oxidoreductase, producing the protein MTHPAPPVARRHVRGDGVDLAVYEQGDPSRPTVLLVHGYPDTHAVWDETAARLAERFHVVRYDVRGAGASSRPRGSRRYTFEYLMADMEAVLDATAPERKVHLVGHDWGSIQSWEAVCTMPDRFASFTSISGPCLDHVAHWTRRNLARPTPANLRRAAGQAFRSWYIYFFQTPVLPELLWRAGMAKPFAKALELGEGVPPRQGHPAATMARDAAAGVGLYRANMLQRLRRPRDRRTDVPTQVIVPTRDLFVSPHLVGGLAGRVPNLSLRTLKAGHWVPRSHPEVVARWVTEHITGVQGGPLAAAESRALKRARVTRGRRSFDGSLVVVTGAGSGIGRATALAFAERGAEVVAADLDGASAERTAELAGLLGPAGHAFQVDVSDRGAMGDFAKAVMHEHGVPDVVVNNAGIGMAGPFLEHGADDWRRVLDVNLWGVLHGSRLFARQMVERGQGGHIVNTSSAAAFTPSRALPAYATSKAAVLMLSECMRAELKGEGIGVSAVCPGIVNTNITRTSRFVGRGEEDEALSRERVARAYARRGYGPDRVAEQIVAAVRRDRAVVPVTPEARLGYLGSRVAPGVMRLLARLDVG; encoded by the coding sequence ATGACACACCCCGCCCCACCCGTCGCGCGGCGGCACGTCCGCGGCGACGGCGTCGACCTCGCCGTCTACGAGCAGGGCGACCCGTCGCGCCCGACCGTCCTGCTGGTCCACGGCTACCCCGACACCCACGCCGTCTGGGACGAGACGGCCGCGCGGCTCGCCGAGCGGTTCCACGTCGTCCGGTACGACGTGCGCGGCGCGGGCGCCTCGTCCCGTCCGCGCGGGAGCAGGCGCTACACGTTCGAGTACCTGATGGCCGACATGGAGGCCGTCCTGGACGCGACCGCGCCCGAGCGCAAGGTGCACCTGGTGGGGCACGACTGGGGCTCCATCCAGTCGTGGGAGGCGGTCTGCACGATGCCGGACCGCTTCGCCTCCTTCACCTCGATCTCCGGCCCGTGCCTGGACCACGTCGCGCACTGGACGCGGCGGAACCTGGCGCGCCCCACCCCGGCCAACCTGCGGCGGGCGGCCGGGCAGGCCTTCCGCTCCTGGTACATCTACTTCTTCCAGACGCCGGTGCTGCCGGAACTGCTGTGGCGGGCCGGGATGGCGAAGCCGTTCGCCAAGGCCCTGGAACTCGGAGAGGGCGTCCCGCCCCGGCAGGGCCACCCGGCAGCGACGATGGCGCGCGACGCCGCGGCGGGGGTCGGGCTGTACCGGGCGAACATGCTCCAGCGGCTGCGCCGCCCGCGCGACCGGCGGACGGACGTCCCGACGCAGGTCATCGTCCCGACCAGGGACCTGTTCGTGTCGCCGCACCTGGTCGGCGGGCTGGCCGGGCGCGTCCCGAACCTGTCGCTGCGGACGCTCAAGGCCGGGCACTGGGTGCCGCGCAGCCACCCCGAGGTCGTCGCCCGCTGGGTCACCGAGCACATCACCGGCGTCCAGGGAGGCCCGCTCGCCGCCGCCGAGTCGCGCGCGCTCAAGCGGGCCAGGGTGACCCGGGGCCGCCGGTCCTTCGACGGGTCGCTCGTCGTCGTCACGGGCGCGGGGAGCGGAATCGGCCGCGCGACCGCGCTGGCCTTCGCCGAACGCGGCGCCGAGGTGGTCGCCGCCGACCTCGACGGCGCCTCCGCCGAGCGCACCGCCGAACTCGCCGGCCTCCTCGGCCCGGCGGGGCACGCCTTCCAGGTGGACGTGTCCGACCGCGGCGCGATGGGGGACTTCGCCAAGGCGGTCATGCACGAGCACGGCGTACCGGACGTCGTGGTCAACAACGCCGGGATCGGCATGGCCGGCCCGTTCCTGGAGCACGGCGCCGACGACTGGCGCAGAGTCCTGGACGTCAACCTGTGGGGCGTCCTCCACGGCTCACGGCTCTTCGCCAGGCAGATGGTGGAGCGGGGGCAGGGCGGCCATATCGTCAACACCTCCTCTGCGGCGGCGTTCACGCCGTCCCGCGCGCTGCCCGCCTACGCGACCAGCAAGGCGGCCGTGCTGATGCTGTCGGAGTGCATGCGCGCCGAGTTGAAGGGCGAGGGCATCGGGGTCAGCGCCGTGTGCCCGGGGATCGTCAACACCAACATCACCCGCACGTCCCGCTTCGTCGGCCGCGGCGAAGAGGACGAGGCGCTCAGCCGGGAGCGCGTCGCGCGCGCCTACGCGCGCCGCGGCTACGGGCCGGACCGCGTGGCGGAGCAGATCGTCGCGGCCGTCCGCCGCGACCGCGCGGTCGTCCCGGTGACCCCGGAGGCGCGCCTCGGCTACCTCGGGTCGCGCGTGGCTCCGGGCGTGATGCGGCTGCTGGCCCGGCTCGACGTGGGCTGA
- a CDS encoding CBS domain-containing protein: protein MRIRDILRRKGDTVATVRPEATVRELLAVLAEHNIGAAVVSPDGASISGIVSERDVVRRLHEHGAALLDRPVSEIMTAEVRTCGPGDQVDDLRRAMTEHRFRHVPVVEDGGLTGIVSIGDVVKSAIDELESEREHLVDYIQRAP, encoded by the coding sequence ATGCGGATTCGCGACATCCTGCGGAGGAAGGGAGACACGGTGGCCACGGTGCGGCCCGAGGCCACCGTGCGGGAGCTCCTCGCCGTCCTGGCGGAGCACAACATCGGGGCGGCGGTGGTCTCGCCCGACGGCGCCTCGATCTCCGGCATCGTGTCCGAGCGGGACGTGGTGCGGCGGCTGCACGAGCACGGCGCGGCGCTGCTCGACCGCCCCGTCTCGGAGATCATGACCGCCGAGGTCCGCACCTGCGGCCCGGGCGACCAGGTGGACGACCTCCGCCGCGCCATGACCGAGCACCGGTTCCGGCACGTGCCCGTCGTCGAGGACGGCGGGCTCACCGGGATCGTCAGCATCGGCGACGTCGTCAAGAGCGCCATCGACGAGCTGGAGAGCGAGCGCGAGCACCTGGTCGACTACATCCAGCGCGCTCCCTGA
- a CDS encoding MFS transporter: protein MTAERTIETDVPARLDRLPWSRWHWTVLIGLGAVWILDGLEVTVVGVIGPRLTDASGGLGLTDGQVGLAASIYVIGACLGALFFGHLTDRFGRKKLFIATLALYLAATVATAFSFNPMWFYACRFLTGAGIGGEYAAINSAIDELIPARVRGRVDVVVNGSFWIGTSIAAALSIPVLNGDLVPEDLGWRALFALGALLGLGVLFVRRMVPESPRWLFIHGHEDEAERVVGGIEREITEETGEPLEEPRKSIRVRQRRVVSFGEIASTAVRRYPRRTVLGLSLFIGQAFLYNAVYFTYALVLSTFFDVPDAKVGYYLIPIGIGNFLGALFLGKLFDTVGRRTMVTASYVVSGVLLIGTGLLFRADLLDAWTLTACWCAVFFFASAGASSAYLTVSEIFPMETRAMAIAAFYAVGTGLGGVIGPALFGRLVETEKVANVVNGYYLGAGLMIAAGLVELAIGVEAAQRSLEDVAEPLSAEKAAAA, encoded by the coding sequence ATGACGGCGGAGCGAACCATCGAAACGGATGTCCCGGCACGGCTCGACCGGTTGCCGTGGTCGCGCTGGCACTGGACGGTCCTGATCGGCCTCGGCGCGGTCTGGATCCTGGACGGCCTGGAGGTGACCGTCGTCGGCGTCATCGGCCCGCGGCTCACCGACGCCTCCGGGGGGCTCGGGCTGACCGACGGGCAGGTCGGGCTGGCCGCGTCCATCTACGTGATCGGCGCCTGCCTGGGCGCCCTGTTCTTCGGGCACCTGACCGACCGGTTCGGGCGCAAGAAGCTCTTCATCGCCACCCTCGCGCTGTACCTGGCGGCGACGGTCGCGACCGCGTTCTCGTTCAACCCGATGTGGTTCTACGCCTGCCGGTTCCTCACCGGGGCCGGCATCGGCGGCGAGTACGCCGCCATCAACTCGGCGATCGACGAGCTGATCCCCGCGCGGGTCCGGGGCCGGGTCGACGTGGTGGTGAACGGCTCGTTCTGGATCGGAACGTCCATCGCGGCGGCGCTGTCGATCCCGGTGCTGAACGGCGACCTCGTCCCCGAGGACCTCGGCTGGCGGGCCCTGTTCGCGCTCGGCGCCCTCCTCGGCCTCGGCGTGCTGTTCGTCCGCCGGATGGTGCCGGAGAGCCCCCGCTGGCTGTTCATCCACGGGCACGAGGACGAGGCCGAGCGCGTGGTGGGCGGCATCGAACGCGAGATCACCGAGGAGACCGGCGAGCCGCTGGAGGAGCCCCGCAAGAGCATCCGGGTCCGGCAGCGCCGCGTCGTCTCGTTCGGGGAGATCGCCTCGACGGCCGTGCGCCGCTACCCGCGCCGGACGGTCCTCGGCCTCTCCCTCTTCATCGGGCAGGCGTTCCTCTACAACGCCGTCTACTTCACCTACGCGCTCGTGCTCAGCACGTTCTTCGACGTCCCCGACGCCAAGGTCGGCTACTACCTGATCCCGATCGGCATCGGGAACTTCCTGGGCGCGCTCTTCCTCGGCAAGCTGTTCGACACGGTGGGCCGCAGGACGATGGTCACGGCGTCCTACGTGGTCTCCGGCGTGCTGCTGATCGGGACCGGGCTGCTGTTCCGCGCGGACCTGCTCGACGCCTGGACGCTGACGGCCTGCTGGTGCGCGGTGTTCTTCTTCGCCTCCGCCGGCGCGTCCTCGGCCTACCTCACGGTCAGCGAGATCTTCCCGATGGAGACCCGGGCGATGGCGATCGCCGCGTTCTACGCGGTCGGGACGGGCCTCGGCGGCGTGATCGGGCCGGCGCTGTTCGGCCGCCTGGTGGAGACCGAGAAGGTGGCGAACGTCGTGAACGGCTACTACCTGGGCGCCGGGCTGATGATCGCCGCGGGGCTGGTCGAGCTGGCCATCGGAGTCGAGGCCGCGCAGCGGTCCCTGGAGGACGTGGCGGAGCCGCTGTCGGCGGAGAAGGCCGCGGCCGCCTGA
- a CDS encoding PLP-dependent aminotransferase family protein — translation MSTRYVSGPHLARLLGDVSGERPVYAAVARSLRALVLDGRIALRTRLPAERDLAAALGVSRTTVTTAYDRLRDEGYVQSRQGAGSWTALPPVRMSSAEPPAVPHGDAVPAGHRYGMAHPAPDDPSFVDLGCAAPGAPAVFEQAVAAAVAELPRYSRGPGYEPAGLASLRQVIADGYTARGVATRADQIVVTTGAQHAFTLLTQLLVEPGDAVMVERPTYPHALGALRRRGARLVPVGVNEGWDVELAAGAMRQAAVRMAYLIPDFQNPTGYLMGADDRAGIVDAGRRADAFLVADETFAELAHDPEAPREPPLAAFDAGGRVVTVGSASKLLWGGLRIGWIRATAPLARRLVLAREPFDMASPVLDQLIVRELLLRVEEVRAERAASLLRGRDALAAAVREQLPGWEFRLPDGGMSLWARIGAPIASRLAEASERLGVRVVAGPVFGADGVLEDYVRLPYVLPPDTLRLAVRRLALAQREAEAAPAARPLPAYV, via the coding sequence ATGAGCACGCGTTATGTGAGCGGACCGCACCTGGCCCGGCTGCTCGGGGACGTGTCGGGGGAGCGCCCCGTCTACGCGGCGGTGGCCCGGTCGCTGCGCGCCCTCGTCTTGGACGGCAGGATCGCGCTGCGCACCCGGCTGCCCGCCGAACGCGACCTGGCCGCCGCCCTCGGCGTCAGCCGCACCACCGTGACGACCGCCTACGACCGGCTCCGCGACGAGGGCTACGTCCAGAGCAGGCAGGGCGCGGGCAGCTGGACGGCGCTGCCGCCGGTGCGCATGTCGTCGGCCGAGCCGCCCGCCGTGCCGCACGGCGACGCCGTCCCCGCCGGGCACCGGTACGGCATGGCCCACCCCGCGCCGGACGACCCCTCGTTCGTCGACCTCGGCTGCGCCGCCCCCGGCGCCCCCGCCGTCTTCGAGCAGGCCGTCGCCGCCGCGGTCGCCGAGCTGCCCCGCTACAGCCGCGGCCCCGGCTACGAGCCCGCCGGGCTGGCGAGCCTGCGGCAGGTCATCGCCGACGGCTACACCGCCCGCGGCGTCGCGACCCGCGCCGACCAGATCGTCGTCACCACCGGCGCGCAGCACGCGTTCACGCTGCTGACCCAGCTGCTGGTGGAGCCGGGCGACGCCGTGATGGTCGAGCGCCCCACCTACCCGCACGCGCTCGGCGCGCTGCGCCGCCGCGGGGCCCGGCTCGTCCCCGTCGGCGTCAACGAGGGCTGGGACGTCGAGCTCGCCGCCGGCGCCATGCGGCAGGCCGCCGTCCGGATGGCGTACCTGATCCCCGACTTCCAGAACCCGACCGGGTATCTGATGGGAGCGGACGACCGGGCCGGGATCGTCGACGCCGGGCGGCGCGCGGACGCGTTCCTCGTCGCCGACGAGACCTTCGCCGAGCTCGCCCACGACCCCGAGGCGCCGCGCGAGCCGCCGCTGGCCGCCTTCGACGCGGGCGGCCGGGTCGTCACGGTCGGCTCGGCCTCCAAACTGCTGTGGGGCGGGCTGCGCATCGGGTGGATCCGCGCCACCGCCCCGCTGGCCCGCCGCCTGGTGCTGGCCCGCGAGCCCTTCGACATGGCGAGCCCCGTCCTGGACCAGCTGATCGTCCGGGAGCTGCTGCTGCGGGTCGAGGAGGTCCGCGCCGAGCGCGCCGCGAGCCTGCTGCGCGGCCGCGACGCGCTCGCCGCGGCGGTGCGCGAGCAGCTGCCGGGCTGGGAGTTCAGGCTTCCCGACGGGGGCATGTCGCTGTGGGCGAGGATCGGCGCGCCGATCGCCTCCCGGCTCGCCGAGGCCTCCGAGCGGCTCGGCGTCCGCGTCGTCGCGGGCCCGGTGTTCGGGGCCGACGGCGTGCTGGAGGACTACGTGCGCCTTCCGTACGTGCTGCCGCCGGACACGCTGCGCCTGGCGGTGCGGCGGCTGGCCCTGGCCCAGCGCGAGGCCGAGGCGGCGCCGGCGGCCCGGCCGCTGCCCGCCTACGTCTGA
- the fdhD gene encoding formate dehydrogenase accessory sulfurtransferase FdhD, whose amino-acid sequence MGRITVRRPVLRLSASGSPVRRPDTLAAEEPLEIRVAGKPLTITMRTPGHDFDLVAGFLAAEGVVGGAGDIAAMRYCADTEEQNTLDVVLSPGVPPPDDSMTRAFTTTSACGVCGKSSIEALRADRPYEVAGDPVRLTPDVLAAMPERLRAAQRVFDRTGGLHAAGLFDAEGGLLALREDVGRHNAVDKVIGWALRQGRLPLTGTVLMVSGRASFELTQKAMTAGVPVLAAVSAPSSLAVDLAEDAGMTLVGFLRGETMNVYAGAERIDL is encoded by the coding sequence ATGGGGCGGATCACCGTGCGCAGGCCCGTGCTGCGGCTGAGCGCGTCCGGGTCGCCGGTACGCCGGCCCGACACGCTCGCGGCGGAGGAGCCGCTGGAGATCCGCGTCGCCGGCAAGCCGCTGACGATCACGATGCGCACGCCCGGGCACGACTTCGACCTGGTCGCCGGGTTCCTGGCGGCCGAGGGCGTGGTCGGCGGGGCCGGCGACATCGCGGCGATGCGGTACTGCGCCGACACCGAGGAGCAGAACACCCTCGACGTCGTGCTCTCCCCCGGCGTGCCGCCTCCGGACGACTCCATGACGCGGGCGTTCACCACCACCAGCGCCTGCGGGGTGTGCGGCAAGTCGAGCATCGAGGCGCTGCGCGCCGACCGGCCCTACGAGGTGGCCGGCGACCCGGTGCGGCTCACCCCGGACGTGCTGGCGGCCATGCCGGAGCGGCTGCGCGCGGCGCAGCGGGTGTTCGACCGGACGGGCGGCCTGCACGCCGCCGGGCTGTTCGACGCCGAGGGCGGGCTCCTCGCCCTGCGCGAGGACGTCGGCCGCCACAACGCCGTCGACAAGGTGATCGGGTGGGCCCTGCGGCAGGGGCGGCTGCCCCTGACCGGGACGGTCCTCATGGTGAGCGGGCGCGCGTCGTTCGAGCTGACGCAGAAGGCGATGACGGCCGGCGTCCCGGTCCTCGCGGCGGTGTCGGCGCCGTCCTCGCTGGCGGTGGACCTCGCCGAGGACGCGGGGATGACGCTCGTCGGCTTCCTGCGCGGCGAGACCATGAACGTCTACGCGGGTGCTGAGCGTATCGACCTCTGA
- a CDS encoding phytoene desaturase family protein: MADAVVVGAGHNGLVAANMLADAGWDVEVLEAQPEPGGAVRSDRGVHPDHVSDLCSAFYPLGVASPAMRALELERHGLRWRHAPAVLAHPLQDGRCAVLERDRDATAAGLDALGAGDGEAWLRLCGLWDEMGEDVLRALLGPFPPVRAALPLLASARRAGGLRALRTLLAPVRTLGEQEFAGSGGPLLLAGSTLHTDMFPESTAGALFGWLLAMAGQRYGWPVPEGGAGELTAALVRRLESRGGRVRCDTPVASVVVRDGRALGVRTASGEPVRAAKAVLADVSAPALYGGLVGWADLPASLRADMRRFVWDHATFKVDWALSGPIPWAADGAGRAGTVHLSPGLDAMTDYSAQLATGRVPSEPFALLGQMTTADPARSPAGTESVWAYTHVPHRVKADAGPDGITGAWDGRERDAMARRLEDIVERLAPGFRSRVLDRRVTAPPAFQDHDANLRGGALNGGTAMLHQQLVFRPVPGLGRAETPVAGLYLASASAHPGGGVHGACGANAARAALAHAGPAGRLLTPALGALSRLVAP, from the coding sequence ATGGCCGACGCCGTCGTCGTCGGCGCGGGGCACAACGGCCTCGTCGCCGCGAACATGCTGGCCGACGCCGGCTGGGACGTGGAGGTGCTCGAAGCGCAGCCCGAACCCGGCGGCGCGGTGCGCAGCGACCGGGGCGTGCACCCCGACCACGTGAGCGACCTGTGCAGCGCGTTCTACCCGCTCGGCGTCGCGTCGCCCGCGATGCGGGCGCTGGAGCTGGAGCGGCACGGGCTTCGCTGGCGGCACGCGCCCGCCGTCCTCGCCCACCCGCTCCAGGACGGGCGCTGCGCCGTCCTGGAGCGCGACCGCGACGCGACCGCCGCGGGCCTCGACGCGCTCGGCGCGGGCGACGGCGAGGCGTGGCTGCGGCTCTGCGGCCTGTGGGACGAGATGGGGGAGGACGTCCTGCGCGCCCTGCTCGGCCCGTTCCCGCCGGTGCGGGCCGCGCTCCCGCTGCTGGCGTCGGCGCGCCGGGCGGGCGGGCTCCGGGCCCTGCGCACGCTGCTGGCGCCCGTCCGCACGCTCGGCGAGCAGGAGTTCGCCGGTTCCGGCGGCCCGCTGCTGCTCGCCGGGTCGACGCTGCACACCGACATGTTCCCCGAGTCGACCGCCGGGGCGCTGTTCGGCTGGCTGCTCGCCATGGCCGGGCAGCGGTACGGGTGGCCGGTCCCCGAGGGCGGCGCGGGCGAGCTGACGGCGGCGCTCGTGCGGCGGCTGGAGTCGCGCGGCGGGCGTGTGCGCTGCGACACCCCGGTCGCCTCGGTCGTCGTGCGGGACGGGCGCGCGCTCGGCGTCCGCACCGCGTCCGGCGAACCGGTGCGCGCCGCGAAGGCCGTCCTCGCCGACGTGTCGGCCCCCGCCCTCTACGGAGGCCTGGTCGGCTGGGCCGACCTGCCGGCCTCGCTGCGCGCCGACATGCGCCGCTTCGTCTGGGACCACGCCACCTTCAAGGTCGACTGGGCGCTCTCCGGGCCGATCCCCTGGGCGGCGGACGGCGCCGGGCGCGCCGGGACCGTCCACCTGTCCCCCGGCCTGGACGCGATGACCGACTACAGCGCGCAGCTCGCCACCGGGCGCGTCCCGTCCGAGCCCTTCGCGCTCCTCGGCCAGATGACGACCGCCGACCCCGCCCGCTCCCCCGCCGGGACCGAGTCGGTCTGGGCGTACACCCACGTCCCGCACCGGGTGAAGGCCGACGCCGGGCCGGACGGGATCACCGGCGCCTGGGACGGGCGCGAGCGCGACGCCATGGCGCGACGCCTCGAGGACATCGTGGAGCGCCTCGCCCCCGGCTTCCGCTCCCGCGTCCTCGACCGGCGCGTCACCGCGCCGCCCGCGTTCCAGGACCACGACGCCAACCTGCGCGGCGGCGCGCTCAACGGCGGCACCGCGATGCTCCACCAGCAGCTGGTGTTCCGGCCCGTCCCCGGCCTCGGGCGCGCCGAGACGCCGGTCGCGGGCCTGTACCTGGCATCGGCCTCCGCGCACCCGGGCGGCGGCGTGCACGGCGCGTGCGGCGCCAACGCGGCCCGGGCGGCCCTCGCCCACGCCGGTCCGGCGGGGCGCCTGCTCACCCCGGCGCTCGGCGCGCTTTCGCGCCTCGTCGCCCCCTGA
- a CDS encoding M24 family metallopeptidase has product MSNKVPLARVHDAAELERFRAVQRLCYRCAEEVAGTLEPGVTEREACRRMRRWLRARGVDDWLHTPFAWFGDRTAFRGFRAPTQFLPGRTRLEEGMPYILDMAPVRDGYSADIGYGGVLGQNRIWERLDADLAGYRTLILRLVRERRTFADVYAEVDALIERQGYDSRHRVYPGRVIGHQIGVIGGILPKRVGFPFGVRFLQTIGRELVKERLEGRSPLWNGAAQSQHPPTPGLWAVEPHIGFRGVGVKFEEILVVTEDDAYWLDDDLPHVHRWARRETTA; this is encoded by the coding sequence ATGTCCAATAAAGTGCCGCTCGCCCGCGTGCACGACGCCGCCGAGCTCGAGCGGTTCCGTGCCGTCCAGCGCCTGTGCTACCGGTGCGCCGAGGAGGTCGCCGGCACGCTCGAACCCGGCGTGACGGAGCGCGAGGCGTGCCGCCGCATGCGCCGGTGGCTGCGCGCACGCGGCGTCGACGACTGGCTGCACACCCCGTTCGCCTGGTTCGGCGACCGGACGGCGTTCCGCGGCTTCCGCGCGCCCACGCAGTTCCTGCCCGGCCGGACGCGCCTGGAGGAGGGCATGCCCTACATCCTGGACATGGCCCCGGTGAGGGACGGCTACTCCGCCGACATCGGGTACGGCGGCGTCCTCGGCCAGAACAGGATCTGGGAGCGGCTCGACGCCGACCTCGCCGGATACCGGACGCTCATCCTGCGCCTCGTCCGCGAACGGCGCACGTTCGCGGACGTCTACGCCGAGGTCGACGCGCTCATCGAGCGCCAGGGATACGACAGCCGCCACCGCGTGTATCCGGGGCGCGTCATCGGCCATCAGATCGGCGTCATCGGCGGGATTCTCCCGAAGCGCGTGGGATTCCCATTCGGTGTACGGTTCCTCCAGACCATCGGCCGCGAACTGGTCAAGGAGCGCCTGGAAGGGCGCTCCCCGCTCTGGAACGGGGCCGCGCAGTCCCAGCATCCCCCGACGCCCGGGCTGTGGGCGGTCGAGCCCCACATCGGGTTCCGCGGCGTCGGCGTGAAGTTCGAGGAGATCCTCGTGGTCACCGAGGACGACGCGTACTGGCTCGACGACGACCTGCCCCACGTGCACCGGTGGGCCCGACGGGAGACGACCGCATGA
- a CDS encoding metal-dependent hydrolase — MTRPQASGGTAPIDERHPPIKPRRVSFDWSRTPLHWVPDDPVATHIINSFHIVLPEGEKWFIQCVKDARPHIRDERLLEEIKGFIGQEMVHARSHQGVLDQILQRAGIDVSKITDAAGRGNAERPAQMAALKERNPRAWRRRLRFELAAVASIEHYTAVLGQWIMDNDRLDKAGVDPTMLDLLRWHGAEEVEHRSVVFDVYKAMGGRYPTRVAAWVVSLFFLYWALIGGSLYLLKQDPTIKRRVTPLRVYRSYRRSVRLGHVPGVFRLLLGEAPVYLRPDHHPSKVCSTPRALEYLEQSPAARAAGHAPC; from the coding sequence ATGACGAGGCCCCAGGCGAGCGGCGGCACGGCGCCCATCGACGAGCGCCATCCGCCGATCAAGCCGCGGCGCGTCTCCTTCGACTGGTCGCGGACCCCGCTGCACTGGGTCCCGGACGACCCGGTCGCCACCCACATCATCAACTCGTTCCACATCGTCCTGCCCGAGGGCGAGAAGTGGTTCATCCAGTGCGTCAAGGACGCCCGCCCGCACATCCGGGACGAGCGGCTGCTGGAGGAGATCAAGGGCTTCATCGGGCAGGAGATGGTGCACGCCCGCTCCCACCAGGGCGTCCTCGACCAGATCCTGCAGCGCGCCGGCATCGACGTCTCGAAGATCACCGACGCGGCGGGCCGGGGCAACGCCGAGCGCCCCGCGCAGATGGCGGCGCTGAAGGAGCGCAACCCGCGGGCGTGGCGGCGCCGGCTTCGCTTCGAGCTGGCCGCGGTCGCCTCGATCGAGCACTACACCGCCGTCCTCGGGCAGTGGATCATGGACAACGACCGGCTCGACAAGGCCGGCGTCGACCCCACGATGCTGGACCTGCTGCGCTGGCACGGCGCCGAGGAGGTCGAGCACCGCTCGGTCGTCTTCGACGTCTACAAGGCCATGGGCGGCCGCTACCCGACCCGCGTCGCCGCGTGGGTGGTGTCGCTGTTCTTCCTGTACTGGGCCCTCATCGGCGGCTCGCTCTACCTGCTCAAGCAGGACCCCACGATCAAGCGGCGGGTGACCCCGCTGCGCGTCTACCGCTCCTACCGGCGGTCCGTCCGGCTCGGCCACGTGCCCGGCGTCTTCCGGCTCCTGCTCGGCGAGGCGCCCGTCTACCTCAGGCCGGACCACCACCCCTCCAAGGTGTGCTCCACGCCCCGCGCGCTGGAGTACCTCGAGCAGTCGCCCGCCGCCAGGGCCGCCGGCCACGCCCCCTGCTAG
- a CDS encoding trimeric intracellular cation channel family protein: MSGHGAAWLLDLAGIFVFAVSGALAAVRQRLDVVGMVVLAEITALGGGILRDLLIGAVPPAAFTDLGYVLVPMGASALVFFWHPQVTRLLPAVLLFDAAGLGLFCATGTVKALEYGLSPVHAVLLGIVTAVGGGILRDVLAGRIPAVLYDRQLYAVPALLGAAVTAGAESAGLHGGAVTAGAAVMAFGLRVLAMRRGWRAPRPRGVPD; the protein is encoded by the coding sequence GTGAGCGGCCACGGGGCCGCGTGGCTGCTGGACCTCGCCGGGATCTTCGTCTTCGCCGTGTCGGGCGCGCTCGCGGCCGTCCGGCAGCGGTTGGACGTCGTCGGCATGGTGGTGCTGGCCGAGATCACCGCGCTCGGCGGCGGGATCCTGCGCGACCTGCTCATCGGGGCCGTCCCCCCGGCGGCGTTCACCGACCTCGGATACGTGCTGGTGCCGATGGGGGCGTCGGCACTGGTGTTCTTCTGGCATCCGCAGGTCACGCGGCTGCTGCCGGCGGTGCTGCTGTTCGACGCGGCCGGGCTCGGGCTGTTCTGCGCGACGGGGACGGTCAAGGCGCTGGAGTACGGGCTCTCGCCCGTGCACGCGGTGCTGCTCGGCATCGTGACGGCGGTGGGCGGCGGCATCCTGCGCGACGTGCTGGCGGGCCGCATCCCGGCGGTGCTGTACGACCGGCAGCTGTACGCGGTGCCCGCGCTGCTCGGCGCGGCCGTGACCGCCGGCGCCGAGAGCGCGGGCCTGCACGGCGGCGCCGTCACCGCCGGCGCCGCCGTGATGGCGTTCGGGTTGCGCGTCCTCGCGATGCGCCGGGGGTGGCGGGCGCCCCGCCCGCGCGGGGTGCCCGACTAG